The genomic stretch TATTTAGTGGACATACATTTTTTTTTCGTTTTGGATTTAGTGATTGACAATAATATGGGCATCTGGGATGCAGTTTTAAATTTTCTAATGTACACCGAAAGATAATTCGAAGTTTATGAAACTTGCAAACAGCATCATATTCAATATCAATGCTATTCTTTCCGGTAAAAAAAGTATATCAGTGTTACTCTAGGTATGGTAAATTACTTACGTTTTGGCATCGGAACTTATATTTCCTGGCACAAAACATTAATTTGTTCTCTTTGCATTCTAGATAAAACGGGATGGAATTACAAAACTTGTTGTACTACCTCTTTACCCCCAGTTCTCGATATCGACCAGTGGTTCAAGTCTCCGTCTACTGGAGAGCATATTCAGGTAAGTACAGTAATTTGAAACTATAAACTGCACATCACTTGTGCTTTCCAAATTCTTATGAAATGGCACAATCGATTGCTCTGCAGAGAGGATGAGTATCTGGTCAATATGCAACACACGGTTATACCTTCTTGGTATCAGCGTGAAGGATATATCAATGCCATGGCAACTTTGATTGAGAAGGAGCTGTTCAAATTTCCTAAACCTCAGAAGGTAAGAACCATGTCACATGATCTTGTTGTGTTCTCTTCCCTGAAAGTAGAAGGCTGTTAAACTTGGAGACGATTTCCTTGTGTAATCACAAAATATCATACACCCTCATTTTCAGTTTATAAGGCctatagatttttttttcttatgtCAAACCTTTTTAAGTGTGCTCAAGTGCCAAGTTTATAGGAAAAAATATCCACATTTGGAATTCTACATTATGAAAACACATTTCATGATGGACCTGGtgatattgatttggtattgtGGATGTTAATTTTTCTACAAACTTGGTCAATCTTGAAAAGATTTGTCATAGACAAAATCTGAGGCCTTATAAACTGAAAAGAAGAGAGCGCAAGGTTATTCTTTGAGGCAAAATGTTTTATGTCCAAACAACCAATTCCTACATCTGCCAAATTTCCAATACATTAATATTTTCAAACTGGACATACATTCAGGCCAGAAATGTTGTCATCTTAGTTACTGCATAATAATATTTGGCCACTCACCTTGGGACAGCCTCTGGTTGGAACAACCTCTCCTAAAGAGGTGTAGATATTTAACCTTGTAAAACAGCCAAAGGAGGCCCACTCTTCCGGAAGTTACTACACTACAGAATGCATCCTGAATTAGTATGATAACCTTCAACCAGAAATGTCTTAATTACCGAAGAAGATATAGCTTAGATTGTTCATCTTGCAGCTATTTTGTTTTCCAAACTTTAGACAAATCTTACCCTTTTTAGTTGCTCTGTTCAAATAAATGAAATATTGTATCTGATCGGACATGAAACTTGCAGGTCATGATATTTTTCAGTGCTCATGGAGTTCCTCTGGCATATGTTGAAGAAGCTGGTGACCCGTATAAAGCGGAGATGGAAGAGTGTGTGGAACTTATCATGGAGGAGCTCGAGAAAAGAGGAATGACAAATCCATGTACACTTGCTTATCAGGTCAATACATTACACACTGGCTTGTGCATTCACCGACCAAATGGAGAGCCTATGTAGTGCGTATTATTAGCATAACATGGGTTTGGTGGTTGCTTCGGTCCAATACAGCAGCAGATAAACATGGTGACTAGTCTTATTTAAAGTGGCATCTGGAATCCTTTTGAACTAACATATTTGCATGAATTTCCAGAGCCGAGTAGGGCCAGTGGAATGGCTGAAACCCTACACTGACGAGACAATTATTGCACTTGGAGAGAGAGGGGTAAAGAGCCTGCTAGCAGTTCCCATTAGGTATCACTTCTCTTAGCTTGGCTTCACTGTTGTCATAATTAAAGCAATACTCTATTCGCATTATGTTCCTTATAAACTATTTTAGTTTTACAATCATCGTTAGTTATTCTGTTCTTCTCTCTGCAGTTTTGTAAGCGAACATATTGAGACGTTGGAAGAAATCGATGTGGAGTACAAGGAGCTGGCTTTACAATCTGGCATCAAGCACTGGGGACGAGTTCCTGCTTTAGGTTGTGAGCCTACATTCATTTCTGATCTTGCAGATGCAGTTATTGAAAGCCTGCCTTATGTTGGCGCAATGGCAGTTTCCAACCTTGAGGCTCGGCAGGTAACAAGTATCACAGAACATGCAAAATATTCTGTTTGTATATTCATGTCTTGTACTACATCCGTCCCTGAATATAAAACGTTTTGGTAGACTATTTTAGcctaccaaaacatcttatattttgggacagagGAAGTACCTTAGTCGATCAAGTCACCTTCCAATGTTCTAAAATGCATGTAGTTTCTTCAACCTAGAGTTAAACACAAGCCTACCCATTGAATGAGCAATCACTCACAATGTACTGGTGCGCTGGCTTTGTTTAATTAGTAGTGTTAAGACCAAAGATTGAATTAGGGTCAGTACAAAATAATAATAAATTTGTTTAAACTTGAGCGACCTCCAAAAACATGCCCTAGATCGAACACCCCTCATATGGTAATCTGATTCTTGTCAAAGCAATACTTTTGATCACTTTCCGTGGTCGACGTTGTACCAATGCATGAATACTTAAGTCAACTTGCACCCTTTGCAATAGAAATTTCAGTAAAATATGGTGGATTACCTTTGCAGTCACTCGTGCCACTTGGGAGCGTGGAGGAGCTGCTAGCAGCATATGACTCGAAACGCGACATGCTGCCTCCTCCGGTCATTGTGTGGGAGTGGGGCTGGACGAAGAGTGCGGAGACATGGAACGGCCGTGCTGCTATGCTGGCCGTGTTGGCTCTCCTAGTGCTGGAGGTAACAACCGGCCATGGGTTATTGCACCAATGGGGTATCTTGCCACCTCTCCCTTGAGCAGGGATGTTTCGATTTCAAGTCGTCCTTTGAGGCGACCTGATCATAATTTTGGTTCATTTGGAGAATGTCCTGATGCTATATATGGATCAGTTCGCCTTACGCCGAGGGGCAAAATATGGACTGAATTGGCCGGTGTAAATATGCTAGACTGAAGATATACAGATCGAGTACTCACAACTGATAAGCATCTATTATCCTTCATACTACATTAGTACAGCAGCTGGTTGTAAGTTAGCATTGTACCTACGTGTTGCTCTATGAAGGGCTCCAGTAGGCAAAGCATTGCTGATTCTGGGCTTAGGCCTATCGAAGTTGAAGGAGTCAAATAATTTGTTTCCTTTGTATCCAGATTTTTTTTTCCTGATGGAGGCTGAAGAAGTTACTCCCTCTGTTCTGAAATGTAGTGCATcttattttttttaaatcaaaTGAAATGATACATATTTTGATCAAGTATGTAGAAAAGTAGCATCTACAACTCCatatacatataatatgaaaGTGTAGTTTATGATGATTTAGTAGTACTGACTTGATGAACATTGATATATTTTTCTACATATTTGATCAAACATTACATTGTTTGACCTTGAAAAACTAAAATGCACTACATTTTGGCAGAGGGGGTAGTATAATTAAGTGCACGCGTGTTAGTTTTCATTACAGCATAACAAGTGCGCTagctgtttttttttgtgaacaggaaaggtcccgaaggaccgAGAGCTGCATTTAAGTCAACACGGTTACAGACCAGATTACAGGAAGGGCCTCTGAAGAACAAGAAATAAAAGACCAGCCCTTTGAGTTTGCATACAGGATCCTAGCATAAAAACTGAAAACGCGATCAGGTCCCTGGTCGTCACAGGAGGAAGGACTCCGCCATCGATTGCCGTCCACGCCACCGGGGAACAAGCCACTTGGGGCGCAGTCAGCTGGGACTGTCGACGACGAGCCAGAGGAAAGCCTCCCTGTGGAGGTAGATATCCTGGAGAAGGGCCGTCCTTCGGCCATAGTATGCAGGGGCAGGCGATGACGCCGGCAGAAGTCCCCTGGTGAAGAACTTCCCAGGAAGAACGCCGCTCCGACAGCGACGTTGATGAAGCAGGCGCAGCTCCAGAGCACTTGTGACGCCGCAACCAGTGCGGAGAAGCATCAACCCCTTTGCTGTCCTCaccctcgccgccatggccgcccgaGAGGAACAGCTTCGGTGTGCTACCTCTGCACCAGAAGCAGCAGGGATAAGACCTCGAAGAAGCAGACGGGATGGTGACGACGTGGTtgtgctcctcctcgcctccacggccggccaggagctcGTCGACGACACTGTTCGCCGGCGTGCGCGCGCTTTCCCCTCGcctccaaggccggccaggaAAATACGCCGCCCGCCGCTTCCGCACTGCAACAGGTGGTACACCGCCGCTCTTTTATTAAAAGGAGCGTCAGCCCTCTTCTCCGCTCtcccctccgaccaccggagaagaagaggaagcaaGCAAGACCCTAAATCGATTGAGATCCAGGCGGCCAGATCCCCTCCTCCACTCCCACTACTGGGCATCAAGCCCCCTATCGGCATATTGCCGCTAAATCTACCTACTCTATGTACTCCGGCGCATCCCCTCCGCCCATCTCTACCGACGCTTACCGGCGAGATCGGCCTTGGGTCGGCCCGGCTCCCTCGAAGGAGCTCAAGAGAGAGAAAGGAAGGGGGAAATGAGCGTGTTTCTAGCTGGTTAAATACGGCACCCATTTCATCCTAATCTGTAACACCTCCCACAGTGGGTTAACATACATGGTTCACCTAgccaaaaaataataattatgtGGCATGTAACTAAAAGGAGGACATAGGGATTAAAAtaatatgttaccataacatgacGCTTCCCCGTGAAAAAGTACAAGTAATACATGGAGCCTTCTAAGAGAAGTACAATAAAATCCAGCTAGCAGGTTATAAGACATAAGATATTATATTTTTACTTAGTTGGATGAGAGAGATTAGGTGAAAGAAATGAAGTGGgttctcatgcaagagccagctctagcacgtgcttctagacaccttgtgagactaaaaggtggacCTTATATTGTAAAAGCACTACACTTTTATAATTCACTACTATACATACTAGCTATAAATTAactatagatgatgtggcaaACTACTATAGTCGACTACCGGCTATACTATTATTCTTGCTCTAAGAGCATGGCTAATAGTGTAGCCAGCTATGTCATCTAAAGTCATCACTTACAGTAACTCGTATAGTACTCCCTCCCCAAATTAGGATGCCTATAGTTTTAGTCAAAGTTACAAATATTAAAGTTTGAGAAACTATatataaaaaatatcaacatctaaatTTTTTAATacacataatatgaaaatatatttcatgatggttctaaaaatattaatttgAGATTATAAATGTTGACACCTTTTTCCatatagttggtcaaactttGAGAAGTTTAACTTTATCCAAATATTATAGGCATCCTATTTTGGGATAGATAAAATAAGATACTAGGAAGCAATGTGCGGCATGCGCCCTCAGCTGTT from Lolium rigidum isolate FL_2022 chromosome 4, APGP_CSIRO_Lrig_0.1, whole genome shotgun sequence encodes the following:
- the LOC124649918 gene encoding ferrochelatase-2, chloroplastic, yielding MLHVRPAPGPAPRNLSRLNLSRTYAIRSSSVGGRTGLCLGHCSQCKPLSCKCKLGWSSQPPPDSRQHFRPCSSASEAVLTAQSDIRKLFVANEKIGVLLLNLGGPETLDDVQPFLFNLFADPDIIRLPRAFRFLQKPLAQFISVARAPKSKEGYASIGGGSPLRQITDAQGEALMEALCGKDVPAKVYVGMRYWHPFTEEAIEQIKRDGITKLVVLPLYPQFSISTSGSSLRLLESIFREDEYLVNMQHTVIPSWYQREGYINAMATLIEKELFKFPKPQKVMIFFSAHGVPLAYVEEAGDPYKAEMEECVELIMEELEKRGMTNPCTLAYQSRVGPVEWLKPYTDETIIALGERGVKSLLAVPISFVSEHIETLEEIDVEYKELALQSGIKHWGRVPALGCEPTFISDLADAVIESLPYVGAMAVSNLEARQSLVPLGSVEELLAAYDSKRDMLPPPVIVWEWGWTKSAETWNGRAAMLAVLALLVLEVTTGHGLLHQWGILPPLP